The Sporolituus thermophilus DSM 23256 nucleotide sequence CATATGGCATTTTCTCAGCGCTTTATATACTACCATAGCTTAAACTTTATAGTCAAGAGGGGGCAGTCTGTATATTTTCTATAACGTTAAAATCAACTTTTAGCAGGAAAATGTACAAATAACACGAATAAATGTCTTGAATTTCAACCGGCGAAGATAGATTTCGCCTGTTCTGACCTGAAGGTCATACTTTAATTATTAGTTAAAAAAAGCATAATAACAACTCAGCCAGGAAGGCTTTTTCTCATGAAGAGAAAGCTTTTCCTGGCTTTATTATTGGATATGGAAGGAGGGATTTAGTGACGACTTCCAGCAAGCTGACGACCAGCGCCGTTTTTATTACCTTCGGGGTAATCCTTCCCGTCGCCTTTCACTATGTAGGAGCAATGGGCCCTGTATTTTTGCCAATGCATATCCCCATTCTTATTGCCGGACTATTTTTAGGCGCCAGGGCAGGATTTCTTACCGGCCTGATTACGCCCGGGCTTAGTTCGCTGCTTACAGGAATGCCGCCTTTAATGCCAACGCTGCCAATTATGACGGTCGAGCTAAGCATCTATGGACTGATCGGCGGCTTCTTGTATCGACAAAAAGGACTGCCGCTTTTGTTGGCGCTGGTTGGTGCTATGATCACGGGCAGACTGGCGGCCGCTGTCATAGTGTATATATTAGCCATGACCGTACATATCAAGCTACAGCCGCTCGCGTATCTTTCAGGCGCTGTGCTGACAGGGTTGCCAGGCATAGCTATTCAGCTAGTCCTTATACCGCTGATTGTTAACAGACTAAAATCCGTTAATTAAGTCAAGGAGGAACTTATGAATAAAAAGAAGCTCGCAATCAAGGTCATGCTCGCATTGTCGCTGGCGACAACGCCAGCTTTCGCCTCCCAGATCCCGAGCTATGACATGGGTGAAATTATCGTTAGCGCTGATGCTTACAGACTGACAACTGATACCGAAACAATTAACATAAAAGTAGTCAGTCCCGGAAAAACAACCAGTATACCAGACATCTTGCGCCAAGTTTCCGGCATAGATGTTCAGCAACGCACGCCTTACGACAACCAAGACGGAACCGTTAAATTGCGCGGTTTCGATACCAGGCGGTTTACCGTATTAGTGGATGGCCGGCCGGTAAATATGTCGGGTGTCATGGGCGGAAATTATGTGGACTGGAACGCCATTCCACTTGATCAAGTAGAAAAAATCCAAATTATTAAAGGAGCCAAAACTGCCCAGCACGGCAACACCTTGGGCGGTGTCATCAATATTATCACCAAAGAAGTGCAAACAGCCGGCGGGATGCTGGAAACCGGCGTTGGGGAGAACGGACAGTATCAGTACCGGCTGCATTATGGCGCCAGTTCCCATGACCTGGCCTGGAATATCTATGGCAGCAAGTTCGGCCGTGACGCCTTTTTGCGCAACAACAGCTATGATGCCGACCAATACGGATTTACCGCCAAATACCGCATTAGTCCCGGTGACAGCCTAAAGGCAAATTGGCACAAAACAAAAGAGCATCACGGCATGATTATTCAAAACTATCCTGGTGTAACATTTGGTTACGACCCGGGTTACCCTCAGATCACAAATACTGATGCAGAGAAATTTCTCGGCGGCATAATCCCATCTCCAGGGTCATTTTGGGAAAAAGACTTAACTACCTATGACGCAACCTGGAGTCACAAGACTACACAAGGTTTTATTGACCTGACCTACTGGAAAAACAACGAAAAACGCCGCGAGGTAAACTACTCGTCCGGTGCCGTATCACTAGACCGCACAGTAGTCACTGACTTGTCGCGCGGCTGGCAATTAAAAGGCGAACAGACAGCCGGTCGCAGCACCTATGCTTACGGCGCCGAGTACAAACAGCTCCGCTACGGTTACGGTTGGTATAATGTAGGGTCAGGTATGGCTCTTAATCCTTCACAAAAGGTAAACTTATTCGGGAGCTACATAGAAAAAACTTGGTCGCTTGATGACCGCTGGACAGGCAACATCGGCCTACGCTACGATAAGATGACCGGTCGGCCTGATGCCGCTAGTGACATACTCAATGTAGATCATAACGCCCTGTCGCCCAAACTAAACTTTTCGTTCCGCAACGACCAGCAAACCACCACCTTCATCTCAGTCAACCGTTTGTGGCGTTCGCCGTCGATGGCGGAATTTTACTGGTGGTCGAAAAATTACACCAGCACAGATCCGAAGGTTATTGGCGATGGCCTGATGCTCAATCCCGAAAAAGGCTGGGAATATGAACTGGGCGTAGAGCGCAAGGTGTTTCCCCAGCTTACGACCAAACTCACCGCTTACTATCAAAATATAAATGACTACATAAACTTTACTCACCAATATCCGTATTCTTGCTATAATATTCCCAAGGCCAAGCTCTGGGGCTTTGAGTGGGAAAACAGCTACCAGCTAAATCAGGCCGCACGCGTATTTTTAACTTACACCAACCAACATACAAAAAAAGAGGGCATAGACCCAAGCGACAATCTTGGTTTACGCCACGAATTGGACTATCGTCCGCGGCATAAAGCAACGCTGGGCTACCAGTACGACGCCAAACCCTGGCACATTCGCTACACTGTTGACTATACCGGTGAGCAATCAGCCAACTACCCCTATGGAACCTCCGGTATCATCAGACTTGGCGGCTACGTTGTCCACGACCTGGCTGTCACCCGCGACCTAGCGGCAGATAGTTCGCTTACACTGTCTATAAATAATCTCTTTGACAAACATTACGCCGAGCAAAACAACTATCCCATGCCGGGTCGACTGGTAAGTGCCGTATACCGGTATAAACTGTAAGGTGAAACAATCTCATGAACAGCGAACAAGCCTTTTTCAACCAACTCGCACAGTGGTGGGATGACCTCCGCTGTGCCGATGATAACAAAATTGCCGCTTTGGTCGCTATGATTGGCATCAATACAGGCGACACCGTCCTTGACGTGGGTTGCGGCACCGGTATTTTGCTTCCCTTTCTCAAAAAAGTTTTAGGTGAAACCGGAAACATTACCGCTATAGATTTTGCCGCCAATATGATCACCCGCGCCGCCGCTAAACATCGCCATCTTAGCGGCATTACCTATGTTACCGGCGATATACTTGACTATCAGCCACCCCAGGCTTTCGACAAAATTATTTGCTTTAACTTTTTCCCGCACGTTAAAGACAAAACCGCTTTTCTGGCGAAAATGAAATCCATGCTGAACACCGGCGGCATACTGGTAATCATGCATGATTTATCGCGCCAGGCGGTTAATGCTATTCACGCCGGCAACACAACCGTACAAGACGACCGCCTGCCGCCTAGCGATATAGTGGCGCAAATGTTACAACAGGCCGATTTTTCCGTACTTGCCGCCGTCGATAACGATGAATACTATTTTATTAAAGCTAACGTGAACAAGTAATAAAACCCCTGGAGATTGGCTAACCCACTCCAGGGGTTATTTTTATCGCCGGCCGCGCAAAACTAGTGGTCGCTTAGCTCGTGGCGGCTGCAGGATTTCGGCAAAAATTACCCCATTGACCAGCAGGGCGTTGTTTAGCTTGCCCTCCCACGGGGATGTTTCCGGTGCTTTCGTGAGCGCCGGAACATGCACTTCCGGCGGCAGCTGCGGCTTAACAGGCATCGCTGGCAACTTCGTGGCCCCTTCTTGTCCGGTTGGTTCCGGCGCGGGCGGCACAGGCTGCGGTATATGCGGGTATTCATACTTTTGGTGCTTCCTGCGCTTTAAGAGTTCAGGTAAAACGTAAAGCACCAACATTAAAAGAATTAATAATCCGAAATCCAAAACACTCACCTACTTTTTCGGCGGTTCATCAGCCTTTGCCGGCGTTTGAGCCATCACCGGGCCGGCTTTGGCAATAGTTTCACGCATTTCGGTATCGGCCATTATATTGTTCATATTGTAATAATCCATTACCCCCATCCGCCCTTCGCGCAGCGCAATAGCTAAAGCACGCGGCACTTCGGCCTGGGCTTCCGCCACTTTGGCCTGCATTTCCTGGGTAAAAGCTTTCATTTCCTGCTCTTTGGCCACAGCCATAGCCCGCCGCTCTTCCGCCTTAGCCTGGGCAATGCGTTTTTCCGCTTCGGCCTGGTCGGTTAACAACTCAGCGCCAATGTTGCGACCTACATCGACGTCGGCAATATCAATCGACAAAATTTCAAAAGCCGTACCGGCATCAAGTCCTTTGGCAAGAACAGTGCGCGAAATATGGTCAGGATTTTCTAATACTTCCTTATGGTCATCAGCCGAACCGACGGTTGTGACAATTCCTTCGCCAACCCTGGCCAGAACGGTTGCCTCGCCGGCGCCCCCAACCAAGCGGTCAATATTTGCCCGCACGGTGACCCGTGCTTTTACCTTGAGCTCAATGCCATTTTTAGCCACAGCGGAAACAATGGGCGTTTCAATTACTTTGGGATTTACACTCATTTGCACCGCTTCCAGAACATTACGCCCTGCAAGATCAATGGCCGCGGCTCGCTCAAAGGTGAGCGGGATTTGCGCGCGGTGAGCCGCAATCAGGGCGTCCACCACCCGGTCAACGTTACCGCCAGCAAGATAATGGGCTTCCAACTGGTTGACGTTTACGTCCAGACCTGCTTTGTTGGCCTTGATTAACGGCAGGACGATTTGGGCCGGCGGGACTCGCCGCAACCGCATGCCAATTAAGGTCATAATACCGACGTGAACACCGGCGGCCAGCGCCGATATCCACAGTCCAAGCGGAACAAAATGGAGAAATAAGGCGATACCGACAATGAAAAGAAACAAAACAAAAATGGGGCCGATTAATTGAATCATTTACCGTTCCTCCTCATCATTTATTGGTCTTACAACGATACGACCGCCATTGACGTTTATCACCTTAACCTTTGTTCCTGGCGGTACATATCGCCCTTCGGACAGGACGTCAAGCTGGGTGCCTTCAATCTCTATCATCCCCGCCGGGCGCAAAAAAGAAATAACTGTCCCCGTTTTGCCAACAAACTGGCTATAATCGCGGGCACTAACGAAGCCGGCTTGTGTCGTCTCACTCTCCTTAAGCACCAATCTGGCCCACAGTTTGCTGGCCGGAAGGCGCTTTACTATTAGCAGAAAGATGATAACAGCCAATATAAGACTACCGGCTAAAACATTGAGAGCGAGAAAGCCGCCGCCCAACGTAAGAAAAAAACTGGCTAAAATGGCGACAATACCCGTAAGACCAAATAGTCCAAAACCGGGAACGTAGAGTTCCATAGCCAACAAAATTAAACCGCCAATAAATAGCAAGATTTCCAGCCAGCCCGCAAAACCCGTCAGCCACTGACTGCCAAAGAAGAGCAGCGCAGCACCAAGGCCTAGCAGGGCGGCCACACCTATGCCCGCGGTCTTGATCTCAGTCAGCACCGCGAGAAAAATAATAGATAACAGCAGTGATTTAACCGTCGGGTCAGACAACCATCCAGCCGCCCGTTCCGTCCACCCCGGCGCGTACTCTATTAAGGGAGCGTTCGCCAAGCCGTAATGCTTGAGTACAGTCTCACGATCAGGCGCCACCAAATCGGCATAGCCGACTTGCTGGGCTTGGTAATCGGTGAGCGCCAAAATCTGGCCGGGTTGAGCATACCCTGGCAGGCCAAGCGTTTTGTCCACCATGGCTTCGGCGATGCGGGGATCCCGGCCGCGTTTATTGGCGGTCGCGGCAAATTCAGCCTTTAATGCGGCAATGGTTTTTTCCGTTGCCGGTATAGGCTCAGCCGCCCCCAGACTGCCGCCAGGAGCAATGACAATATGTTTATGGGCTAAGGCGATAAGGGCCCCCGCCGACCATGCCCGGTTCTTTATGTAACAAATAGTGGGCAACGGATAATCAATAATAATGTCTCTAATCGCAACCGCCGGATCGACCAAACCGCCAAACGTATCAATCTCAACTAGGACGGCTTGCGCTTTTTGGGTTGACGCCTCGGTCAGCACCCGCCGCACCAATGCTGCCTGACTGGCGTTAATTTCACCCTTGATGGGTATGAGGAGTACGGGCTGGCGCTCGTCGGCGGCCAAAACGTTTGGCCCGGCAAGGGAAAATATAAATATAAGCAGAAAAACAACTGCTAACAGCTTATACCGCATACCTTACACCTGCCCTCCCCCTGTCTTCCTTACTCTATTCGCTAAAGACAGCAGACATTCCTATCTTTTTTCGTAAACCAAAGACTGTTTTGAATAATCATCCAATGCTTTTCGGGTCTTGACTTGTCGAAACTTGTATGATATTGTTGTGACGGTGAAGCACATTTATACGCCATAATCACTATTGTTTTTAAACAACAACATACGCCTAACAAACTATCTACTCAATATTGAACAAGCTGGTTTATCCGTTACAGTAACAACGTCCGATAACTTGCTATTGCGCTTCACCTGGAATAAACAGACAGGGCCGTCTGACCGCCTGTCTGTTTATTTTTTATAATATAAAATCCGGCACTCCATTAGAAGTACCGGATTGGTTATTATTGATTCAATAGTTCGCGGACAATAGCGTTGACTGTCTTACCATCAGCACGACCTTTTACTTTCGGCATCAGTACCGCCATGACCTTGCCCATATCCTTGGCGCTAGCTGCCTGCGTTTGGGCAATGGCTTCCATCACCAAGTCCCGAATCTCCGCTTCGCTTAACTGTGGGGGAAGGTATTGCATCAGAATGGCAATCTCTTGTTCTAGGTTTTCGACCAAGTCGGGGCGGTTGCCTTTTTGGAACTCTGCGATAGAATCCCGCCGCATCTTAACTTCTCTGGAGATGACTTCCAGGACTTCTTCGTCACCAAGTTCTTTTTTTTGGTCGATTTCCGCATTTTTGATGCTGGCGCGTACCATGCGAATGACAGAGAGACGCAATTTACCGGCCTCTTTGTCTTTCATGGCCTGCTTCATGTCTTCTGTAAGCCTATCCTTGATCGACATAAATACCTCCGTAAAGAAGGTTAACCTTTATGTTTACGTTTCCGGGCCGCCTCGGACTTTTTCTTGCGTTTTACACTCGGCTTTTCGTAATGCTCGCGTTTTCTGACTTCGGATAATACGCCCGCTTTTTGGCAAGAGCGCTTAAATCTACGGAGCGCGCTGTCCAATGTTTCGTTTTTGCCAACTCTGACTTCTGACATCTATCTCCCTCCCTCCACACCAACCTACGGGGAAGTATGTTTGCTCAAACATACACCTAACTATTATACTCAAACTGACAAACATTGTCAATGTTAGCCTGGAGGCCATGTCATGAACCTACCTCCTAGGATGTGGCAGTGGAGGTGGTGAACTGTTTGTCCCCCGTTATCCTTGGTATTAATGACAACGCGAAAGCCATCTTCCGCCACGCCCAATCGGGCGGCAACTTGCGGAATGACTGTCATAATATGCCCTGCAAGCGCCCTATCTTCCGGTGTGATCTCCAGGAGGTTGGCAATATGCTTTTTGGGAATAACCAGCACATGAACTGGCGCGGCCGGATTAATATCGGGAAAAGCGATGATTTGCTCGTCCTCGTAAACCGGCTGCACCGGCACTTCTTTTTTGGCAATTTTGCAAAAAATACAGTCCTGTTGCATAATGCACCTCCTCTCGCTGGCAAATTAAGTCCGCAATCAACAGTAGATTTTACACCTGTCTTCAAAAATATTCTGCTTATTCCTGCATTATCCTGCCAGTATTGCCACCGATATTAAAATTTTACGCCAGTAATGTCCCCCATAATCCGTCCTTATATGGCTTTTCTAAGCGAACGACGCCAAGGGCACCGACTAAGTCCCCGCCACCGCGAGTGTACACCCGTATATAGTTTCCCGTAAGCCCGTCGACAACACCGTTATTAGCCGTCTCGAACAACACTTCCATCTCGCGGCCGACAAAAGCGTCCAGAAAGGCGGCCGCTCCCTTCTCCGCCACCCGCTGCATTTCCCGGACGCGCCGCTTTTTTTCTTCCTCCGGTACCTGGTCGGGATAAGCGGCGGCAGGAGTGCCGCTTCGCCGCGAATAGGGAAAAATGTGAACTTTGGCAAAGGCCATGCGCTCGACGAAGGCCAATGAGTTAGCAAACATCGCCGGCGTTTCACCAGGAAAACCGACAATTACATCAGTAGTAACGGCAAGGTCCGGCACGCGGCGGCGGATGGCGCCTACCAGGCGGCTATATTCTTCGGTAGTATAATGCCGGTTCATTTTGGACAGAACATGGTCATCCCCGGCTTGCAGCGGCAGATGCAGGTGCGGACACAGCTTAGCGTCACGACGCATCAGCTCGACAAGCCGATCGGACACTTCGACCGATTCAAGCGAACTGAGACGCAGACGCACTAATCCGGTGACACCAAGTACCGTCTCTACGGCGTCGGCTAGTTCCAGGTTGCCGCCCGTATCACGGCCGTAAGCGCCAAGGTGAATCCCGGTCAAAACAATTTCCTTAAAACCGGCGGCGACCAGTTTTTCCGCTTCCCGCCTCACGCTATCTAAGGCGCGGGAACGCAACGGTCCGCGGGCATAAGGGATAATACAGTATGTACAAAAATTGATACACCCTTCTTGAATTTTCAAAAAGGCACGCGTTCGGCCGGGAGCATCAAAAATAGGAATGTCCTCAAACTGCTCCGCTGTCATAATATCAGTTACGGCATTGACTTGCCCGCGGGTTCTGCGCGCCTCTTCCACCAGATCAACGATTCGGCTTCGGTCCTGGGTACCAACAATTACATCTACCTCGGGAATGGCCGCGACTTTGTCCGGCGAAACCTGAGCATAGCAGCCGGTGGCGACAATAACGGCCTCAGGATTGACCCGGGCCGCCCGCCTGATCAGTTGGCGCGACTTTTTTTCGCCTAAATGCGTAACCGAACAGGTATTAATAACATAAACGTCGGCCGGCTCGTCAAAGGAAACGATTGTATACCCGCGCTGCTTGAATAGTCCTTCGATAACTTCGGTTTCAAACTGATTAACTTTACAGCCTAGCGTCGTAAAAGCCGCCCGCGGCATAATTACCCCTCCAAATCGTTAGGTTCCGCCTAAATCGCCCCGCTCATACAGCACCGCGGTCAGCGCGGCAAGCGCTGCCGTTTCGGTACGCAAAATGCGCGGCCCCATCGTGACGATATGGGCGCCGCGCTGCCGGCAAAGCAAAACCTCATCGGAACTAAACCCACCTTCAGGGCCGATTAGCAGCAGATAAGACTCGCTCGTTGTCATCCTCAGCGCGTCTTTAAGACCTCGCGCCGGGTGTCCCTCATACAACATAAAAACAGTTTCCGGCAATGTCATTTTTAGCAGCGCAGATAGCGTCTGAACGGGAGCTATTTCCGGCACGGCCGCCCGGCCGCACTGCTTGGCAGCTTCATAAGCAATTTTTTGCCACCGCTCCCGCCTGGCGGCTTTTTTTTCCGTATCGTACCGCACGACCGTATGTGCCGTCTCAACAGGCAAGATCCGGCTTACGCCAAGCTCTACCGCCTTCTGGATAATATATTCCATCTTATCGCCTTTTGGCAACCCCTGAGCCAGCCATACCTCGACTGGCGGTTCCTTTGTCTCGGTAAGGGCTTGCCGGCAGGCCACCTTCACGCTGCTGCCGTCCACGGCAACAATTTCCGCCTGGCAGGCTTGTCCATCCTGGCCCACCACCACAATACAGTCACCGGGCTTCAGCCTAAGCACCCGCGCAATGTGATGCCCGTCATCACCGGTGATTATCATCTCGGGGGTCAGCGGACCAGGAAAGAAAAAACGCCGCACCCTAATCGCCCCCTCTGCGAACGGCAATGGCCGCCCAGCCGCCTTCCTCGACAACGCGGTCGATAACCAAGCCCTGCGCCAGCATGGCCGCCGTTACGTCGCCGAGCCGCTCGGCAATGACGCCGCTGGCGATAAACACGCCGCCTTCCTTTAATTTTTGGGGGATGTCTTTAACCAACCGGATAATCACATCGGCGATGATATTGGCAACAACCACGTCGGCCGTTCCGGTCAGCCCTGTAAGCAAGTCGCCCTGGGCAACCTTCACGATATGCGAGACGCCGTTTACCGAAGCATTGTCAGCCGCCACGTTGACCGCAACCGGATCTAAATCGACGGCATAAACAGCGCCAGCCCCCAGTTTGGCGGCGGCAACGGCCAGGATGCCCGACCCGGTGCCCACATCAAAAACAATGTCACCGGGCTTTATGACATCTTCCAGGATACGGATGCACATGGCGGTAGTATGGTGCGTCCCCGTCCCAAACGCCATCCCCGGGTCAAGCTCAACGACGATTTCGCCTTCGGCTTGGTTATATTTTTCCCATGATGGTTTGATGACAATTTTTTCGCCCACTTTAATCGGGTGAAAATAGTTTTTCCACGAACTGGCCCAATCTTCTTCCTGCACTTCCTGCCAGTAAATATGCCCGCGCCCTTTGTTTAACTGATACCGGGAAAGTTCGTTGACCCGTGCCTCAAAGAGGCGGAGTTTGTCATCCAAATCATCGTCCATCGGCAAATAAGCTTTAACGGTAACAATTTCTGGGTTTTCCGCCTCCGGTAGATCGCAATAATCCCACGTGCCAGACCGGCGGTAGGCATTGATGACCTCCGGATCCTCGATAACAACCCCGCTGGCGCCTAACTCGTGAAAAATATTGGCCACCGCTTCGGTGGCCTCATGGGTTGTCTGAATACTGATTTCAGCCCACTTCAAGCATAATCGCCCCTTTTCAGTTACGATCCCAAAAAATCTTTGACCTTCTTAAAAAAACTCTTTTGCTCCGGATTGATATTTTCACCGCTCGCACGGGCAAACTCCATTAAAAGCTCGCGCTGACGTTCGGTCAGGTTCTTGGGAGTAACCACTTTTATCCGCACATGCTGATCACCGCGGCCATGGCCTCTAAGGTGCGGAATGCCTTTGTCCTTGAGACGAAAAGTCGTACCGGACTGAGTACCTTCGGGAATTTTAAGACTGACCTTTCCGTCCAGGGTGGGCACCTCGATTTCGTCACCTAAGGCAGCCTGCACAAAACTTATCGGCACTTCGCAAATGACGTCGCTGCCTTCACGTGTAAACAGTTTATGCGGTTTTACAAAAATATAAACATACAAATCTCCAGGCGGTCCGCCGCGTACACCTGCCTCCCCTTCGTAAGCGACACGCAAGCGGGATCCGCTGTCAACACCGGCGGGAATTTTGACTTTTATAGTACGCTTATTGCGTACTCTGCCCCGTCCCTGACAATCTTTGCAAGGCGTACGCACAATCTTGCCCTCGCCGCGACAGCGGGTACAGGTCTTCACGTTAACCATGCGGCCAAAAGGAGTATTTTGGACAATCTGCTGCTGCCCTGTACCGCGGCACTGCGGGCATGTCTCGGGATGGGTTCCCGGGGCGGCGCCGGAACCGTGACAAGTGGGACATTCTTCGGTACGGGGTACCTGAATTTCCTTCTCAACCCCAAAAGCGGCTTCTTCGAAAGAAATTTCCAGGTCATAGCGCAAGTCGGCGCCTTTTTCCGGGCCGGTGTGACGAGCGCCAAAACCGGCCTGACCGAAAAACATATCGAAAATATCACTGAACCCGCCGGCGCCAAACCCGCCAAACCCGCTAAAACCGCCTGCCCCGGCGCCTTGGCCGGGGTCAAAGGCGGCATGACCGAACTGGTCATACTGTGCCCGCCGCTCGGGGTCGGACAAAACTTCATAGGCTTCGTTTATTTCTTTAAATTTCTCCTCTGCCTCTTTAGGATTATCACGGTTGACATCAGGATGGTACTTCCGTGCCAGCTTGCGAAAGGCCTTTTTTATTTCGTCCTCGGTCGCCGTCCTGGGCACGCCTAATACTTCATAATAATCTCTTTTGCTCACAATTCACCATCCCAAACTTTGGCTCTCTACTTTTTGTTCTCGTCGTCTACTACCTTGTACTCTGCATCTACTACCTTGTCGTCGCTTGGGGTGCCTGCACCAGCCGCGCCCGGGCCAAATCCCTGAGCGCCCGGCGTGCCCTGACCGCCCGCTTGGCTATACACGGCGGCCGTCAGCTCATACAGCGGTTTGGTAAGCTCTTCGGTATCGGCCTTGATCTTCGCGATATCATTGCCCTTCAGGGATTCTTTTAGTTTGTCGATGCCTTTTTGCACTTTTTCCACCAGGGCTTTATCGGCCTTGTCGCCCATCTCCTTGATGGTTTTTTCGGCCTGGTACACGAGCGAGTCGGCATTATTGCGTATTTCGGCCTCCTCGCGGCGCTTTTTGTCTTCGCTGGCATGGGCTTCCGCTTCCTTGACCATCTGCTCGATTTCTTCCTTACTCAGGCCGCTGGAAGAAGTGATGGTGATCTTTTGCTCTTTGCCGGTACCAAGGTCTTTCGCCGATACATGGACAATACCGTTGGCATCGATGTCAAAGGTAACTTCAATGCGGGGAACACCGCGCGGTGCCGGCGGAATTCCCGAGAGTTCAAACCGGCCGAGCGTTTTATTATAAGCAGCCATTTCCCGTTCGCCCTGCAGGACATGAATCTCAACAGAGGACTGATTATCGGCAGCCGTGGAGAAAATCTGGCTCTTGGAAGTGGGAATGGTCGTATTGCGCTCAATAATCTTCGTAAACACGCCGCCTAGCGTCTCAATCCCCAAGGATAGGGGCGTTACATCGAGCAGCAGTACATCCTTGACTTCGCCAACCAGTACGCCGGCTTGAATAGCGGCGCCAATGGCCACACATTCATCGGGATTCACGCCGCGGTAGGGTTCTTTGCCCAGGAACTTTTTAATCGCTTCCTGAACAGCCGGAATACGGGTCGAACCGCCAACCAAAATAACCTTGTCGATATCTTTGGGCGTCAGTCCCGCGTCGCTCAAAGCCTGGCGGGTCGGCCCCATCGTCGCTTCAACCAGGTCGGCCGTCAGTTCTTCAAACTTGGCCCGGGTCAGGGTGACGTCAAGGTGTTTCGGCCCACTGGCATCGGC carries:
- a CDS encoding ECF transporter S component, translating into MTTSSKLTTSAVFITFGVILPVAFHYVGAMGPVFLPMHIPILIAGLFLGARAGFLTGLITPGLSSLLTGMPPLMPTLPIMTVELSIYGLIGGFLYRQKGLPLLLALVGAMITGRLAAAVIVYILAMTVHIKLQPLAYLSGAVLTGLPGIAIQLVLIPLIVNRLKSVN
- a CDS encoding TonB-dependent receptor plug domain-containing protein encodes the protein MNKKKLAIKVMLALSLATTPAFASQIPSYDMGEIIVSADAYRLTTDTETINIKVVSPGKTTSIPDILRQVSGIDVQQRTPYDNQDGTVKLRGFDTRRFTVLVDGRPVNMSGVMGGNYVDWNAIPLDQVEKIQIIKGAKTAQHGNTLGGVINIITKEVQTAGGMLETGVGENGQYQYRLHYGASSHDLAWNIYGSKFGRDAFLRNNSYDADQYGFTAKYRISPGDSLKANWHKTKEHHGMIIQNYPGVTFGYDPGYPQITNTDAEKFLGGIIPSPGSFWEKDLTTYDATWSHKTTQGFIDLTYWKNNEKRREVNYSSGAVSLDRTVVTDLSRGWQLKGEQTAGRSTYAYGAEYKQLRYGYGWYNVGSGMALNPSQKVNLFGSYIEKTWSLDDRWTGNIGLRYDKMTGRPDAASDILNVDHNALSPKLNFSFRNDQQTTTFISVNRLWRSPSMAEFYWWSKNYTSTDPKVIGDGLMLNPEKGWEYELGVERKVFPQLTTKLTAYYQNINDYINFTHQYPYSCYNIPKAKLWGFEWENSYQLNQAARVFLTYTNQHTKKEGIDPSDNLGLRHELDYRPRHKATLGYQYDAKPWHIRYTVDYTGEQSANYPYGTSGIIRLGGYVVHDLAVTRDLAADSSLTLSINNLFDKHYAEQNNYPMPGRLVSAVYRYKL
- a CDS encoding class I SAM-dependent methyltransferase; the encoded protein is MNSEQAFFNQLAQWWDDLRCADDNKIAALVAMIGINTGDTVLDVGCGTGILLPFLKKVLGETGNITAIDFAANMITRAAAKHRHLSGITYVTGDILDYQPPQAFDKIICFNFFPHVKDKTAFLAKMKSMLNTGGILVIMHDLSRQAVNAIHAGNTTVQDDRLPPSDIVAQMLQQADFSVLAAVDNDEYYFIKANVNK
- the floA gene encoding flotillin-like protein FloA (flotillin-like protein involved in membrane lipid rafts), whose product is MIQLIGPIFVLFLFIVGIALFLHFVPLGLWISALAAGVHVGIMTLIGMRLRRVPPAQIVLPLIKANKAGLDVNVNQLEAHYLAGGNVDRVVDALIAAHRAQIPLTFERAAAIDLAGRNVLEAVQMSVNPKVIETPIVSAVAKNGIELKVKARVTVRANIDRLVGGAGEATVLARVGEGIVTTVGSADDHKEVLENPDHISRTVLAKGLDAGTAFEILSIDIADVDVGRNIGAELLTDQAEAEKRIAQAKAEERRAMAVAKEQEMKAFTQEMQAKVAEAQAEVPRALAIALREGRMGVMDYYNMNNIMADTEMRETIAKAGPVMAQTPAKADEPPKK
- a CDS encoding NfeD family protein produces the protein MRYKLLAVVFLLIFIFSLAGPNVLAADERQPVLLIPIKGEINASQAALVRRVLTEASTQKAQAVLVEIDTFGGLVDPAVAIRDIIIDYPLPTICYIKNRAWSAGALIALAHKHIVIAPGGSLGAAEPIPATEKTIAALKAEFAATANKRGRDPRIAEAMVDKTLGLPGYAQPGQILALTDYQAQQVGYADLVAPDRETVLKHYGLANAPLIEYAPGWTERAAGWLSDPTVKSLLLSIIFLAVLTEIKTAGIGVAALLGLGAALLFFGSQWLTGFAGWLEILLFIGGLILLAMELYVPGFGLFGLTGIVAILASFFLTLGGGFLALNVLAGSLILAVIIFLLIVKRLPASKLWARLVLKESETTQAGFVSARDYSQFVGKTGTVISFLRPAGMIEIEGTQLDVLSEGRYVPPGTKVKVINVNGGRIVVRPINDEEER
- a CDS encoding GatB/YqeY domain-containing protein — encoded protein: MSIKDRLTEDMKQAMKDKEAGKLRLSVIRMVRASIKNAEIDQKKELGDEEVLEVISREVKMRRDSIAEFQKGNRPDLVENLEQEIAILMQYLPPQLSEAEIRDLVMEAIAQTQAASAKDMGKVMAVLMPKVKGRADGKTVNAIVRELLNQ
- the rpsU gene encoding 30S ribosomal protein S21, producing MSEVRVGKNETLDSALRRFKRSCQKAGVLSEVRKREHYEKPSVKRKKKSEAARKRKHKG
- a CDS encoding histidine triad nucleotide-binding protein is translated as MQQDCIFCKIAKKEVPVQPVYEDEQIIAFPDINPAAPVHVLVIPKKHIANLLEITPEDRALAGHIMTVIPQVAARLGVAEDGFRVVINTKDNGGQTVHHLHCHILGGRFMTWPPG